A stretch of Chroogloeocystis siderophila 5.2 s.c.1 DNA encodes these proteins:
- a CDS encoding type II toxin-antitoxin system HicA family toxin, translating into MPKNIPSLKPKQLIKLLEKVGCTFYREGNGDHSLYTRVVEGKTRVVPIDMGAKEMSPAYVLRIFRQFGLTDEEIEGLLKKRSHSTEQKIIAANRQSSITKIAIRG; encoded by the coding sequence ATGCCTAAAAATATTCCCTCACTCAAGCCAAAGCAATTAATTAAACTTTTAGAAAAGGTAGGTTGCACCTTTTACCGAGAGGGTAACGGAGATCATAGTCTTTATACCCGTGTTGTTGAAGGTAAAACACGAGTAGTCCCAATTGACATGGGAGCAAAAGAAATGTCTCCTGCTTATGTATTGCGAATTTTTAGACAGTTCGGATTAACGGATGAAGAAATTGAAGGCTTGTTGAAAAAGCGATCCCACAGCACAGAACAAAAAATCATTGCAGCCAACCGCCAAAGCTCAATCACTAAAATCGCAATTCGCGGTTAA
- a CDS encoding type II toxin-antitoxin system HicB family antitoxin → MDFYTVILRQSAGYWVALCLENGIVSQGETQDSTIEKLKEAIESFQDVYESKSDVYCAPVPIKELHEFLTVESKEPVSQVYEFRAVYA, encoded by the coding sequence ATGGATTTTTACACCGTTATTCTGCGACAAAGTGCCGGTTATTGGGTTGCCTTATGTCTAGAAAATGGAATTGTCAGTCAAGGCGAAACGCAGGATAGCACCATCGAAAAATTAAAAGAGGCAATTGAGTCTTTTCAAGATGTTTACGAGTCTAAATCTGATGTTTATTGCGCTCCCGTTCCAATAAAGGAATTGCATGAGTTTTTGACTGTTGAGTCAAAGGAGCCAGTATCACAAGTATACGAATTTAGGGCAGTTTATGCCTAA
- a CDS encoding LysE family transporter, translated as MFALFFTALLLGFIFNAAPGAVFAETIRQGIRGGFKGALAVQIGSLVGDALSAVLGLAGVGLLLQWDLLRLPIGIAGVLYLLWLARDTWQEANKEVSIKLDRTNTHSKNALLSGILLSITNPQVAAIAKMLDKFNLLSLCHCLFSPCSFLATKPLEFIRISSRFGTASSNSQRTLTRLSYVGNAQNIVLD; from the coding sequence ATGTTCGCACTTTTCTTTACTGCATTACTTTTAGGATTCATCTTTAATGCTGCACCTGGAGCAGTTTTTGCAGAGACTATTCGACAGGGAATCAGAGGTGGGTTCAAAGGTGCATTAGCTGTTCAAATTGGTTCGCTTGTAGGAGATGCGCTTTCGGCTGTACTAGGTTTGGCAGGCGTTGGCTTACTTCTGCAATGGGACTTATTACGTCTACCAATTGGGATTGCTGGCGTACTCTATCTACTTTGGCTAGCTCGAGATACATGGCAAGAGGCAAATAAAGAAGTCAGTATCAAGCTCGATCGAACAAACACTCACAGTAAAAATGCTTTGCTTTCTGGTATTTTGCTATCAATCACAAATCCACAAGTTGCAGCGATCGCCAAGATGTTGGACAAATTTAACTTACTGAGCTTGTGCCATTGCCTTTTTAGTCCTTGCTCTTTCCTCGCTACGAAACCTCTGGAGTTCATACGTATCTCCTCAAGATTCGGTACAGCCTCCAGCAATTCGCAGCGAACCTTAACAAGGCTAAGCTATGTGGGTAACGCGCAAAATATAGTATTGGACTAA
- a CDS encoding AAA family ATPase, translating into MKLTSIRLCNFRSFYGKTPEIVLAGGTNRNTTIVHGNNGAGKTSFLNAFTWVLYEKFSAAFASAEQLVNKRAIAEANIGEAIECWVEIFWEHDNKRYRVKRECRVYKNDTNFDAGKTQLFMQIAGDDGRWYPSQQHPEDVINQILPGSLHQYFFFDGERIEQIVRSDKKAEIAEATKIFLGVKVIDNSIKHLSEAKKTLENELKAIGDVQTKQLLRERQKIEIEIEQITQRQSEITQELEHQNTFKKETSHRLRELAAAQELQERRQNLENQKTTNQEELRKSKETLKKTISTHGYSVLLASTTNLFREIIAELKQRGELTAGISQEFVQEILRDRRCICGTQLDDGSDARQKVSNLLNQAGSSAVQETVIRTIAQVDEIDKQAIAFWEDVDREQLRIGQLRESISQIEAELDNIQERLRKDPSEKIRNLQLRLDDIDRNITELNIERGEKNQRFDSLKTEAAELDKQIAKQKFNEERQALAQRRIAATLDAIERLNEVKQRQEKQFRLQLEKRIQEIFNKISITPYIPKISEKYELTLIENTSGVEAPVAASTGENQILSLSFIGSIINKVREWSERKMLMVADGSTFPIVMDSPFGSLDETYRRQIAKIIPQLANQLIVLVSNTQWRGEVETEMTSRIGREYVLTYYSSKPDCEEDTIEITGQEYPLVRQSPNEFEYTEILEVNRNG; encoded by the coding sequence ATGAAGTTAACTTCAATTCGGCTGTGTAACTTTCGTTCGTTTTATGGCAAAACACCGGAAATTGTACTTGCAGGCGGAACAAATCGCAATACGACAATTGTTCACGGTAACAATGGTGCGGGGAAAACAAGCTTCTTAAATGCCTTTACGTGGGTACTATACGAGAAGTTTAGTGCGGCGTTTGCATCAGCTGAACAACTTGTCAATAAACGGGCGATCGCTGAAGCAAATATCGGAGAAGCAATCGAATGCTGGGTAGAAATATTTTGGGAACATGACAACAAACGCTACCGCGTTAAACGCGAGTGTCGCGTGTATAAAAATGACACCAACTTTGACGCGGGTAAAACCCAGTTGTTTATGCAAATAGCTGGCGATGATGGACGATGGTATCCTTCACAACAGCATCCAGAAGATGTAATCAATCAGATTCTACCAGGCAGCCTACATCAATACTTTTTTTTCGATGGCGAACGAATTGAACAAATTGTGCGATCGGATAAGAAAGCAGAAATTGCTGAAGCAACCAAAATCTTTCTAGGCGTAAAAGTCATAGATAACTCAATTAAGCACCTAAGCGAAGCCAAAAAAACGCTAGAAAATGAATTAAAAGCGATTGGTGATGTCCAAACCAAACAACTTTTGAGAGAACGGCAAAAAATAGAAATTGAGATTGAACAAATTACACAGCGACAAAGTGAGATTACTCAAGAGTTAGAACATCAAAACACTTTTAAAAAAGAAACAAGTCACCGTCTACGCGAACTTGCTGCGGCGCAAGAATTACAGGAAAGACGGCAAAATTTAGAAAACCAGAAAACAACAAATCAAGAAGAACTACGAAAAAGTAAAGAAACTCTCAAGAAAACTATTTCTACACACGGTTACAGTGTACTACTAGCGTCAACAACAAATCTATTTCGAGAAATTATTGCAGAATTAAAGCAGCGCGGCGAGTTAACCGCAGGAATTTCGCAAGAATTTGTGCAAGAAATACTGCGCGATCGCCGTTGTATTTGTGGTACGCAACTAGACGATGGAAGTGATGCGCGTCAAAAGGTCAGCAACTTGTTAAATCAAGCTGGTTCTTCTGCTGTCCAAGAAACTGTGATTCGGACAATTGCCCAAGTTGACGAAATTGACAAACAAGCGATCGCTTTTTGGGAAGATGTTGATCGCGAACAATTACGTATTGGTCAATTAAGAGAAAGTATATCGCAAATTGAAGCTGAGTTAGATAATATTCAAGAACGTTTGCGTAAAGATCCCAGCGAAAAAATTCGCAATTTGCAACTTCGATTGGATGATATTGATAGAAACATAACTGAATTAAATATTGAACGCGGTGAAAAGAATCAGCGTTTTGATAGTTTAAAAACTGAAGCTGCTGAATTAGATAAGCAAATTGCAAAACAAAAATTTAATGAAGAAAGACAAGCACTAGCGCAACGACGTATTGCTGCAACTTTAGATGCAATTGAACGATTAAACGAAGTTAAACAACGCCAAGAGAAGCAGTTTCGTTTGCAATTAGAAAAACGCATTCAAGAAATATTTAATAAAATTTCTATTACGCCCTATATTCCTAAAATTAGTGAAAAATATGAACTTACATTAATAGAAAATACTTCTGGAGTAGAAGCACCTGTTGCGGCTTCTACAGGTGAAAATCAAATACTTAGTTTATCATTTATTGGTAGCATCATCAACAAAGTGCGCGAGTGGAGTGAAAGAAAAATGTTGATGGTGGCTGATGGTAGTACATTTCCCATAGTGATGGACTCGCCGTTTGGAAGTTTAGATGAAACTTATCGGCGACAAATTGCCAAGATTATTCCACAATTAGCCAATCAGTTGATTGTATTAGTAAGTAATACCCAGTGGCGTGGAGAAGTCGAAACAGAAATGACTTCAAGAATTGGTAGGGAATATGTCCTAACTTACTATTCTTCTAAACCAGATTGTGAAGAGGATACGATTGAAATTACAGGACAAGAGTATCCTTTAGTTAGACAAAGTCCTAATGAGTTTGAGTATACTGAAATTCTTGAGGTAAATCGCAATGGTTGA
- a CDS encoding DNA phosphorothioation-associated protein 4, with translation MVETGRIRVAKDKADLVKFLISTDGRTGPFQTYVDIIVFAAALGAKHNKRVPLGEISKREPSPIPQEQFIVRGYDTVINLIAITETKNLSVLSFSENQSREKRNYIFEEYANGGLEILQSEFRGAVDYSERILLILSSERVEHKKDSEFDLSRFLS, from the coding sequence ATGGTAGAAACTGGCAGAATCAGAGTAGCAAAAGACAAAGCTGACTTAGTTAAATTTTTAATATCCACTGATGGTAGAACAGGTCCTTTTCAGACTTATGTTGATATAATTGTCTTTGCTGCTGCTTTGGGTGCAAAGCACAACAAACGAGTACCTTTAGGAGAGATTTCCAAAAGAGAACCGTCTCCTATTCCACAAGAACAGTTTATTGTTCGCGGATATGACACAGTCATTAATCTTATAGCAATTACTGAAACCAAAAATTTAAGCGTTTTATCTTTTAGTGAAAATCAAAGTCGTGAAAAACGTAATTATATTTTTGAAGAATATGCCAATGGAGGACTAGAAATATTACAATCAGAGTTTCGAGGTGCGGTTGACTATTCAGAACGAATTTTACTGATTCTCAGTTCAGAACGAGTCGAACATAAGAAAGATAGTGAATTTGATCTGAGTAGATTTTTATCTTGA
- a CDS encoding DNA sulfur modification protein DndB, giving the protein MVEAPEDINHQRLDLLLEPYFSKYHRERCYPGLIFQQGKRKMVQINVPARDLPILLQAMPSTDNDPDSGKNRPEVKGHAEEIKTYVVERTKANRPWVLGTITTNVDEHNIIVHELGRGLCIVVIPNKVKLDITDGQHRKSAIQELVLGNESHLIGDDDFPITLILEADKHQCQIDFKDMAQTRPLNKSLLLSFGEYSGRVGITKELINRVSMFQDKTEKIKSNPATKSKLIYTTNYVARFVSCVFANDPADELKNYEVEAVSGSLAECLNQFFLECHHTRYIVEKAHQNLTVDDISRFKEECLLGVSAGLEVLGRLLYHTYAQEDNYFNQTKISQLAQLDWSRENELWRDNIVRIDLKPKNPAKPYKVSFGGSAIAAAVNTVKVKLGWIKFINN; this is encoded by the coding sequence ATGGTAGAAGCGCCAGAAGATATCAATCATCAGCGACTTGATTTGCTACTTGAGCCTTATTTTTCAAAGTATCATCGCGAACGGTGCTATCCTGGGTTAATTTTTCAGCAAGGAAAGCGAAAAATGGTGCAAATCAATGTTCCAGCCAGAGATTTGCCTATTCTTCTCCAAGCGATGCCATCTACTGACAACGATCCTGATTCGGGTAAAAATCGCCCAGAAGTTAAAGGTCATGCGGAGGAAATCAAAACATATGTTGTCGAACGCACTAAAGCAAATCGACCTTGGGTTTTAGGAACAATTACCACCAATGTTGATGAACACAATATTATAGTCCATGAATTAGGTAGAGGACTTTGTATCGTCGTTATTCCTAATAAAGTTAAATTAGATATTACCGATGGACAACATCGTAAAAGTGCAATTCAAGAACTAGTTTTAGGTAATGAAAGCCACTTGATTGGTGATGATGATTTTCCGATTACTTTAATTTTAGAGGCGGATAAGCATCAGTGTCAAATCGACTTCAAAGATATGGCACAAACGAGACCGCTAAATAAATCTTTGTTATTGTCATTTGGTGAATACTCTGGTCGAGTTGGTATTACCAAAGAATTAATTAACAGAGTTTCAATGTTTCAAGACAAGACAGAGAAAATTAAATCAAATCCTGCAACTAAAAGTAAGCTAATTTACACCACAAATTACGTTGCTAGATTTGTCAGTTGTGTTTTTGCTAACGATCCAGCCGATGAATTGAAAAATTACGAGGTAGAAGCAGTAAGCGGATCTCTAGCTGAGTGTCTTAATCAATTTTTCTTGGAGTGTCACCACACGCGGTATATTGTTGAAAAAGCTCATCAGAATTTAACTGTTGATGATATAAGTAGATTTAAGGAAGAATGTCTACTTGGTGTAAGTGCTGGTTTAGAAGTTTTAGGAAGATTGCTTTATCATACTTACGCTCAAGAAGATAATTATTTTAATCAAACAAAAATTTCGCAACTAGCACAGCTAGATTGGTCAAGAGAAAATGAACTTTGGCGAGATAATATAGTTAGGATAGATCTTAAACCCAAAAATCCAGCAAAACCTTATAAAGTATCTTTTGGTGGAAGTGCGATCGCCGCCGCAGTTAACACTGTAAAAGTCAAGCTGGGATGGATAAAGTTTATTAATAATTAA
- a CDS encoding IS630 family transposase (programmed frameshift) yields MASPYSADLREKALAAIASGHSIAAVKTMFGISRSSLSEWKKRYRESGEIAAKQGYQRGHSHKITDWQAFRKFAEANGEKTQAEMAQLWPDEISEDTIGRALKRIGFTRKKTYAYQERDAAKRQAFLTQLAAFDKSQRVYLEEAGIDDTEDYGYGWCPRGERFQAERRGTRTERVSFIAAWHEHTLISPMTYEGYCNRAVFEAWLEQSLLPVLSPGSVLICDNASFHKGGRIETLIQQAGCHLLYLSPYSPDLNPIEHQWFVLKNRMRKQIQSGLPFRQVVDQAFAQTS; encoded by the exons ATGGCCTCTCCTTACAGTGCTGACTTGCGAGAGAAAGCTTTAGCGGCAATCGCATCGGGGCATTCAATTGCCGCGGTCAAGACTATGTTTGGCATTAGCCGAAGTTCTTTGAGCGAGTGGAAGAAACGCTATCGGGAAAGTGGTGAGATTGCAGCCAAACAAGGCTATCAACGCGGTCATAGTCATAAAATTACCGACTGGCAAGCCTTCCGCAAGTTTGCTGAAGCGAATGGGGAAAAAACTCAGGCCGAGATGGCCCAGCTTTGGCCGGATGAAATCAGCGAAGACACCATTGGTCGAGCCCTTAAACGCATCGGATTCACGCGA AAAAAGACCTATGCCTACCAGGAACGGGATGCAGCCAAACGCCAAGCGTTCCTGACTCAACTGGCCGCGTTCGACAAATCTCAACGGGTCTATCTTGAGGAGGCCGGTATTGATGATACCGAAGATTATGGATACGGTTGGTGCCCTCGGGGGGAACGCTTCCAAGCTGAGCGTCGAGGGACGCGCACTGAGCGGGTCAGTTTCATCGCAGCTTGGCATGAGCACACCCTAATCTCCCCCATGACCTATGAGGGATACTGTAATCGAGCCGTGTTTGAAGCCTGGTTGGAGCAGTCCTTGTTGCCGGTTTTGTCCCCTGGCAGTGTCCTCATCTGCGACAATGCTTCATTCCACAAAGGCGGCCGCATCGAGACGCTCATTCAGCAAGCCGGTTGCCACCTGCTCTACCTCTCCCCTTACTCGCCCGATTTGAATCCGATTGAGCATCAATGGTTTGTTTTGAAAAATCGAATGCGAAAACAGATTCAGTCCGGTCTGCCCTTTCGACAGGTTGTGGATCAAGCCTTCGCTCAAACGTCTTAA